From the Pseudomonas syringae KCTC 12500 genome, the window TGCATGGCTTCGACCAGCTCTTTGCTGGTCTGCGCTTCATCGTCCGGGACGACTTCAAATGAGGGCTGGAAGGGCAACGGCTGGACAGTCAGGTTTTGTGTGGTCATCAGGGCATCTCGGTCAGAGGTAATCAGGGTGCCCGGGCGTCGATGCGGTTCTTGTAGACCCCTGATGCGGCAGGCTTAACTAATGACCGGCCGATATTTTTGTCGTTCCATGAGAAACGTTGCCTCGAAAAACTCCCTCAACAGGCAGTGATCAAGGTAGGGAGGCAGGCCGGATCGTTGCGATGATCTGCGTTTCACCAAGAATTACGACGAGTGCTGCGTTATGCTTCGCGCCATCGCGCCGAGGCATGTCAATGCCTGGCTGAATCTGAATTGTTACGCCTTGTGATGTTCTCAGTGTTGAACCTCATGTCTGGTTTCCGGGAGTAGTGGATGAGTCAAGCAAACAGTCATGCGGAGGCCGGCGGCGCTGCCAAGCCCATCGGGTTGCTGATCGCCGCGGTAGGGGTGGTTTATGGCGACATCGGCACCAGTCCGCTGTACACCCTCAAGGAGGTGTTTCAGGGTGGTTACGGTGTGGACGTGACCCATGACGCGATTCTCGGCGTGCTGTCGCTGATCTTCTGGTCGCTGATCTGGGTGGTTTCCTTCAAATACATGGCGTTCGTACTGCGTGCCGATAACCAGGGCGAGGGCGGCATCATGGCGCTGATGGCCCTGGCGCGGCGAGCGTCGGCCAAACATCCCCGGCTGCAAATGATGATGGTGGTGTTCGGACTGTTCGGTGCCGCGTTGTTCTACGGTGACAGCATGATCACCCCGGCAGTTTCGGTCTTGTCGGCGATGGAAGGGCTGGAACTGGCGTTCGATGGCCTCGATCACTGGATCGTGCCCATGGCGCTGGTTGTGCTGGTGGGCCTGTTTCTGATTCAGCGTCATGGCACCGCGCGCATCGGCGTGCTGTTCGGCCCGGTGATGGTGATCTGGTTTCTGGTGCTCGGCGCGCTGGGTGTCTACGGCATCATGCAGTCGCCGGAAGTGCTGAAAGCGGTGAACCCGGCATGGGGTGTGAATTTTTTCATCATCCATCCGGGCATCGGTGTGGCCATTCTGGGTGCTGTGGTGCTTGCCCTGACAGGGGCCGAGGCGCTGTACGCCGACATGGGCCACTTCGGCCGCAAGCCGATTTCGCGTGCCTGGTTCATCCTCGTGCTGCCTGCGCTGCTGCTCAACTATTTCGGTCAGGGTGCGCTGGTGCTGGGCAACCCTGAAGCGGTTCGTAACCCGTTCTACCTGCTGGCGCCGGGTTGGGCGCTGCTGCCACTGATCGGTCTGTCGACGATGGCGACCATCATTGCCTCGCAAGCGGTGATCTCCGGTGCCTTCTCGATGACACTGCAGGCGATCCAGCTGGGCTACATTCCGCGCATGCACATCCAGCACACCTCCAGCGACGCGCAAGGCCAGATCTACATCGGTGCCGTCAACTGGGCGCTGATGGCGGGTGTGATTCTGCTGGTAATCGGCTTCGAATCGTCTGGCGCGCTGGCGTCTGCCTACGGCGTCGCGGTGACCGGGACCATGCTCTGCACCACCATTCTGGTGTCCACGGTCATGCTGATGCTCTGGAAATGGCCGCCGTTGCTGGCCGTTCCGCTGCTGATCTGCCTGCTGCTGGTGGACGGTCTGTTCTTCGCGGCCAACGTGCCGAAGATCTTCCAGGGCGGGGCTTTCCCGGTACTGGCGGGCGCGGTGCTGTTTATCCTCATGACCACCTGGAAGCGCGGCAAGCAATTGCTCGCGGAGCGAATCGACGAGGGCGGCCTGCCATTGCCGATCTTCATCGGCAGTATTCGCGTCCAGCCGCCGCATCGGGTACAGGGCACGGCGGTGTTCCTGACTGCACGTTCGGATGCCGTGCCCCACGCGCTGCTGCACAATATGCTGCACAACCAGGTGTTGCACGAGCAAGTGGTGCTGTTGACGGTGGTGTATGAAGACTCGCCGCGTGTGCCGTCCGCTCAGCGCTTCGAAGTCGAATCCTATGGCGAAGGCTTCTATCGGGTGATCCTGCACTTCGGCTTTATCGATGAGCCCGATGTACCGGCTGCACTGGCCTTGTGTCATTTGCCGGAGCTGGACTTCAGTCCGATGCGCACCACGTACTTTCTCAGCCGCGAGACGGTGATCCCGTCCAAGATGGATGGCATGGCGCGCTGGCGTGAAGCGTTGTTCGCCTTCATGCTCAAGAACGCCAACGGCAACCTGCGCTTCTTCAAGCTGCCGTTCAATCGGGTGATCGAGCTGGGTACCCAAGTGGAGATGTAAACGTTGACCGGGCTGTCCGGCAGCGCAGATAAAAAAATCCCGGCAACCTCACGGTGCCGGGATTTTTTTGGTAGCAAACTGCAGCGTTATTGAGCGGCAGTCTTGCCCTGACGCTTGTTGATCGCGTCGATCAGGCGTTTGGCCAGCGCCGGATAGTCCTCGTCGAAGTGATGACCGCCTGGCAACTGAACCGCTTCGCCGACGGCGGTAGTGTCAGTGCAACCGCTGTCTTTCTTCTCTTCGACGCCGTAAACGCAGAACACCTTGGCGGCTGGCAGCTTGGCCATTTCCTGTCCTGTGGTGGCTTCCTTGCCCGCGTTGCCGAGCCAGCCGTCAACGTGAATCTCGAAGCTGCCGGTGCGCGCAAAGGCCAGCAGAATGATCGCGTCCACCCGGTTCTGATCGTCTGCGGCCAGGCGATTGTAGATCGCCGGCATGACGTCCGCACCGAACGAATAGCCCGCCAGGATGAAGCGCTTGGTGCCCCATTTCTGACGGTAGTGGTTCATCAGGTCGGTGAGGTCGACGGCGGTCTGTTCCGGCGTCTTGTGTTCCCAGTAGTAGCGCAGTACGTCAATGCCTACCACCGGGTAACCCATCTTGGCCATGTCGCCGGCCACGACTTTGTCCAGGTCGCGCCATCCGCCGTCACCGGACATGAACAGCGTCACGGTGTCGGAAGGCTGGCTGGCCGGGACTTCGACCGTCGGTATGCCCAGTCCGCCACTGTCATTTTCGCCGAGCAGCAGATGACGAAGTTCGGTGTTGAGCACCTGAGGCAGCGGAATGTCGTAGTCGCTGATGCTGGTGTCGGCGTTGGTCTGGTCGCGCACGAAGGCTGCGCTCGGATCATCCGGCGCGTCGTTCCAGGCGGCCAGCCAGTGCCCGTGCGCAGCCTTTTGTGGCAGCGGTACGTCGCAGATCTGTGGCGGCTTTTCGTCTTCTTCCAAAACGGGCGGTGGGTTCGAGGCATGCTCGAGCGCGAAATCTACTGAAATGGCCTGCGCCTTGTCATCGGTCTGTCCGGCCAGCCAGCGCCAGGCCAGTGTCGCGCCAGGGCCTATGCCACCGACGACCTTTGCAGGGCCGTCGAGCTTCGTCAGAGCGTCCTGAAAGGTCTTCTGCTGCAGGACGCAGTCGTCCTTGGGCAACACCACCTGAATGATGCGTGCCGACGCATCCTTGCTGATCGCCAGCAATTGCTTGTCGGTCAGCATGTCTTCAGCGGTGACGGCCAGTGCGATACGGGTTTTGATGCTGGTGGCCGGCGTTACGCTGGTCAGCGGCGCGCCACCGTCAAGGTTAGAGTGTTCCAGTGATGCGGGCGGAGCGGGGCGGGTCCAGACCCAGACTCCCAGCGCCACGATTAAAAGAACAATTACCAGAGCTGCGAGCAAAAGGCGCCAGGAGCGTCGAATCATCAGCGTTTCACCAATCCAGTCAGGCCGCCCGCAATCAGGGCGGCGGTGTCAGCCAGTGCCACAAGCGGATCGAGTCCGGCAGGCACGGCCATATAACGAGGTTCCCAATCGGGCTGAAACTTGTCCTTGAAGCGACGCAGCCCCTGGAAGTTGTACAGCTGTTCGCCACGGCGGAAGATCATCGAACCCAGACGCTGGGTGATGGGTGCGCCGCGTCGTGGCTGCAGGCCCGACAAAGGCACCATGCCCAGGCTGAAGCGCGCGTAGCCTTGGGCTTTGTAATGCAGGATCAGGCCGACCATCATGAACTCCATGGTCAGCTTGGGTGCATCCGGGTGAGAGCGCATCAGGTCCAGGCTGGCCAGTTCCGGGCTGGTGGTTTCCAACAGGTTAGAGAACGCGACCGGCTTGCCCTGGAAGTGCACGATGGCAATGCGGAAGTACTTCAGGTACTCAGTACTGAAGCGGCCCAGCGAGAAGCCTTTTTCACGGACATTCTTGCCCGTCAGCCAGGCGTCGGAAATCACTTTCAGCTCGTCGATCGGCGCCTGGCCCGGTTCGTAGATTTCCAGCGAAAGACCGTCGCGGCCACCCCGGTTCCAGGTGTAACGCAGGTCTTTCATCTCCTTGCCCTTGGCGTCGATGTCGAAGCGACGCAGGTCGACGCGCGCTTCTTCACCCAGCTTGATGGCCGTGAGACCGATGTCCATGTAGAACGGCAGGTTTTCTGCACGTACCTGGTAGAACACCGGACGCGCATGGTGCACGTCGCACAGGTCGCGGAATTGCCAGATCAGCTCGGCACGCTGCTGTGTGGGGCCGATCGGGTCGTAAAGCGCTACCAGGCTGCGGCCGCGATGCGAGTACATCAGGAACGCATTGCCGGCCGGATGGAACAGGATTGCCTTGTCGCCGGTCAGCACCAGGCCGCCATCCGGCTGTTTGGATGCTTTGAGGATCTCGGCTGCCTTGTCCAGGTCTGCCGCGTCGGGCAGCTTGATGACCGGTCTGGCGGTACGCAGCAACCAGGTCAGCGAAACCACGACCAGCAGCACTGCGCTGCCCAGCGCCGAACGCAGGCCGCGCGGGGCGTCTGCATCGAGGGTAAACTGCCACCACAACTGATGACTGTAGGGCACGTCCTGATAGGCGAACAGCAGCAGCCAGATCGAGGCACCGACCACACAGATGCTGGCAATCAGGTAGACCGGCGAGAACGGCAGCTCCAGCAGGCGACTTGGACGGTAGAACGAACGGCGGAAGGTCAGCAGCAGGCAGGCGGTCAGCAGCAGCATGCTGGCTTCTTCCCAGTCGAAGCCCTTGAGTATCGACAGCACTGCACCGACCAGCAGCAAAATAGAGGTCAGCATCCATGCAGCCGACAGTCGACGACGCAGGCCTTGGGCGAGCAGCAGGCACAGCACACCCACCAGACTGGCCCCGAAGTGCGACGCATCGATCAGCCGATGCGGGATCATGAAGCCGACGTTTTCCAGACGGGTGTCGATTTCAGGGGTGGCACCAGAGAAGAGCAGCACCACCCCCGACAAGAAAACCAGTAGTGCCAGAATCGGTGCCGCCAGCCCTGAAGCGACGCGCATGGCCTGCCGGGTCGGCAGCAGGCGCTGGGCCTCGGTAAACAGCAGGGTAAGGCAGGCCAGCAGCAGCGGCAGGATCACGTAGATCAGGCGATATAGCAGCAGCGCAGCGGCGAGCGGGGCGGCACCCAGCTCGTTGGCAAAGGCCGCAAGCAGAATCGCCTCGAACACGCCGACGCCGCCAGGCACATGGCTGAGCACGCCGGCCGCGAGCGCCAGCAGGTATATAAGGATGAATGCACCCAGCGGCGGCGCATGCGGCAGCAGCAGGTACAACACCATCGCTGCGGCGGCGACGTCCAGCGCGGTGATCACCAGCTGAATCAGCGTCAGCTTCAAATCTGGCAGGCGCAAGGTGCGACGACCGAGGCGAACCAGAATATTGTGCGGGATGTCCTGTTCCGGCAGGCGGCGACGGTAGACGAACACCGCCAGCAACAGACTTCCGATCAACACCGCTGTAGCGACTACAGCCAGCACGTCCACGGGAAGTTTGAGTGCCAGTGACGCGCCTGACAGGTTGCTCAACGTGGCCAGTGCAGCCAGTGGAGGCAACGCACAACCCAGTGACAGGCTGGCGAACACGGTCATGCGGGCGATTTCGATTGCGCCTACGCCATGGCGTGAATAAAGCCTGTAGCGCACCGAGCCACCGGACAGCATCGACAGGCCGACCGCATTGCCGATGGCAAATGAGGTGAAGCCGCCTAGAAGCAGCGTCTTGATTGGCAGGTCGACATTGGCGTACCGACTGGCGGACAGTTCATAGCCCATCAGGATGATATAGCCGACGATTGCCGCGAGCAGCGCACCGCCCAAGGCGGGCAGGGGGACTGCGAACAGCGAATCGTGCAGCGCATACCAGTCCATTTCGACCAGCATGTGGCGGCAGGCTATAAGGGCCAGGCTGAACAACAGCAGCATCACCGCCAGCCCTATGGGCTGTCGGTATTTGCTCAGCAGCTCCCGCCAGTTATGGCGCGGTGGGCTGACGGGTTGCTCTGCATCAATGGTTTCATTGGAATCGGACATGTTGTCGCGCATCAATCACTCCTTGGATCGTGCGCGACAGGATGGAGGTATGCAGCCAAGTTACCAATCCCTACGCAGAAAATATTTCAGGATGTTAGCGCGTCAACGTCTAACGAGCGAATAGCGAATCGAGCCGGGTGATGCTGTTCAGCTACGGTTCAGTCG encodes:
- a CDS encoding potassium transporter Kup, yielding MSQANSHAEAGGAAKPIGLLIAAVGVVYGDIGTSPLYTLKEVFQGGYGVDVTHDAILGVLSLIFWSLIWVVSFKYMAFVLRADNQGEGGIMALMALARRASAKHPRLQMMMVVFGLFGAALFYGDSMITPAVSVLSAMEGLELAFDGLDHWIVPMALVVLVGLFLIQRHGTARIGVLFGPVMVIWFLVLGALGVYGIMQSPEVLKAVNPAWGVNFFIIHPGIGVAILGAVVLALTGAEALYADMGHFGRKPISRAWFILVLPALLLNYFGQGALVLGNPEAVRNPFYLLAPGWALLPLIGLSTMATIIASQAVISGAFSMTLQAIQLGYIPRMHIQHTSSDAQGQIYIGAVNWALMAGVILLVIGFESSGALASAYGVAVTGTMLCTTILVSTVMLMLWKWPPLLAVPLLICLLLVDGLFFAANVPKIFQGGAFPVLAGAVLFILMTTWKRGKQLLAERIDEGGLPLPIFIGSIRVQPPHRVQGTAVFLTARSDAVPHALLHNMLHNQVLHEQVVLLTVVYEDSPRVPSAQRFEVESYGEGFYRVILHFGFIDEPDVPAALALCHLPELDFSPMRTTYFLSRETVIPSKMDGMARWREALFAFMLKNANGNLRFFKLPFNRVIELGTQVEM
- a CDS encoding virulence factor family protein; translated protein: MIRRSWRLLLAALVIVLLIVALGVWVWTRPAPPASLEHSNLDGGAPLTSVTPATSIKTRIALAVTAEDMLTDKQLLAISKDASARIIQVVLPKDDCVLQQKTFQDALTKLDGPAKVVGGIGPGATLAWRWLAGQTDDKAQAISVDFALEHASNPPPVLEEDEKPPQICDVPLPQKAAHGHWLAAWNDAPDDPSAAFVRDQTNADTSISDYDIPLPQVLNTELRHLLLGENDSGGLGIPTVEVPASQPSDTVTLFMSGDGGWRDLDKVVAGDMAKMGYPVVGIDVLRYYWEHKTPEQTAVDLTDLMNHYRQKWGTKRFILAGYSFGADVMPAIYNRLAADDQNRVDAIILLAFARTGSFEIHVDGWLGNAGKEATTGQEMAKLPAAKVFCVYGVEEKKDSGCTDTTAVGEAVQLPGGHHFDEDYPALAKRLIDAINKRQGKTAAQ